CCGTCCCGGACGCCGAGGAGCACTGGGGCCAGTCCTCCCTGGCGAAGGTGCTGCAAGTCTTCGACGAGCTCGCATCATCGGACACGGACTCCTCCCGCGCCTCCGCCACCACCGGCCTGCCCATGCTCGCCGTGTCCGGCGTCACCGACTCCCGCTCCCAGATGGCCGTCGAACCCGGCGCCGTGTGGAAGCTCGGCGACACCGGCAAGCTCACCGCGGTCGACACCTCCCCGGCGCTGCGGGAACTCCGCGAGCACGTCCACGACCTCGCCGACCGCGCGGCGACCGTCGCCCGTCTCCCCGCCGTCGCGCTCGGCACCCTCGACCCGACGAAGGCACCCTCCGGATACGCCCTCGAAGTGTCCTTGGGCCCGCTGGACTCCCTCATCGGCAGCATGCGCCTGGCCCGCGACCACAAGTACGCCCTGCTGCTGAAGATGGTGCAGCGACTCCACCTGGCCGGGCAGCACCCCGACTGGGTCGGCATCACCGTCCAGCCCGCCAAGCTCGTCTTCGGCCCGTACAAGCCGACCGACCGCAACGGCATCCTCACCATGGTCACCCTCGGCGTGGAGAAGGGCGTCCTGTCCAAGGAGACCGCCATCCGCATGCTCATCGAGGCCGGCTTCCCCATCGAGGACGCCGAGGACGAACTCCGCCGGATCGACGCCCGCAGCTTCGATGACGCCCGCGCACTGGCCGACGCGCTCGGCAACGTCGAGGAGGTCGCCGCGTTCCTCGGCCGGAAAGCCCCCGACGAACCCGAGACGCCTCCTGTGCGACTCCCGCCCACCGAGGACGACGATCCCGAGGACGACGAAGAAGCGCCCGGACAGGAGCCGCGGGGGAGCAGGGGGAACACGGCGTGAGAAATGTGCTGCACTTGGATCTAGGCGCGGGGCCTGAACTGTCCATGGGAGGACTGTCTGTAATGCGTGCCCCCGCGCAGCACCGCCGCCCCGGTCTCAACGCCGCCCACGGCTGGGCCCATCCCTACACGGGCATCGAGGCCCTGGCCACGTTCTACAACGACGGCGGCGACCCGCCCACCCCCGCGGACATCCCCCCGAAGCGCACCACCACCACCGCGGGAGACCCGGACACGGTCGTCATGCCGCAGGAGAAGTTCACGCAGAACATGACCGAACAGAGGCGCCGCGGCCGGCACGCCGCCTACCGGGAGATAGCCGAAGCCGCCGGCATCGACTTCGACGTCGACACCTTCGACCCGAAGGCGTTCGCCGCGCAGTTCAAGGAAGCGCAGGCCGCACGGCAGGCCCTTCTCACCGAAGAGCAGCGCCGCGCCGAGGAGCTCGCGCAGAAGGAGCAGGCTCTCGCCGCGCGGGAGCAGGCAGCCGCCCAGCGCGAAGCCGAAGCCGCCCGCCTCGCCCGCGACGTGAAGATCCGTGCCGCTCTCGTCCGGCTCGGCGCCACCGGCGACGACCTCGACGACGCCGCCGCCCTCATGCGCATCGGTGACGACGCCGACGACGACGCCATCACCCAGGCCGCCGAAGCTCTCAAGGCCCGCCGCGGCGAACTCTTCGGCGCCACCCCCGCGCCGGCCCCGTCGCCGCTTCCCCCCGCGCCCGGCGGCGCCCCCGCGGGCGGCGGCACCCCCCGCCCGGCCCCCAGCAAGGACGACGCCAAGGCCAGGGCCCGCGAGCTGGCCGTGAAGATGGGCTACGCCAAGCCCGCCGCCTGACCACAGGCGACCGAAGACCGAGGGACCACGCCTCTCCTCCCGTGGACGACACCCACCCGGTGTCCGCCCCCCCAGTAGTACATCCTCATTCCACGGGAGGAGACCGGCATGGACATCCAGCCGCTCACCACGCAGGAAACCGTCACCGCGGACCGTCGCTGGCTGATGTCGACGTTCGGCACCGAGACCAACAAGACCATCACCCTCGACACCAGCACCTTCACCGAGCACACCCACTGGCTGCCGACCAACCGGCACGTCAACCAGCGCGTCCTGAAGTCCGGCCTGCCCCTCGGCCGGATCACCGCCTCCGGGCTGTACGGCATCTACGACTCCGCCGCCACCGACGGCCGCGAGGTCTTCGCCGGCCTCCTCGAGACGGAGACCGCCTACAACCCCACCTCGACGAAGGTCGGCGCCGCGCTCCGCATCATCGGCGACATCGACGCCTCCAAGCTCCCCGTCGCGTTCACGCCGCCCGCCGCCGCGAACCGCACCGACTCCCTCCACTTCTCCAACCTGGCCTGAGAAGGGACTGACAGACCATGATGCTCGAGGCCCTGCTCAGGGACATCACCCCGACCGAGATCATCGCGTTCGCCCGCGCCGTGCAGACGCCCGCGGACTACGCCCTCACCCTGAACGTCATGCCGGAACGGCAGATCCAGGGCGTGAAGTTCCGCACCCGCCGCACGTCCCGCCGGGTCAACGCCGCGAAGTACCGCGCGTACGACGCGCAGACCCCCGTCGCGTCCCGCGAGGTCAAGCGCATCGAGACCGAGGGCATGCTGCCCCCGCTCGGCCAGAAGTACCTCGTCGGCGAACTCGAGACGATCCTCCTCGCGGCCCGCCGCGGCGCCGACGCCTCCGAACTCGTCGAGGCGCTCTACGACGACGTGGCCGCCCACGTCCTGTCCATCCGGTCCCGCCTGGAGCTGGCCGCCGGCGACCTCCTGACCGACGGCAAGTTCACCCTGGCCAACGAGAACGGCCTCACCGTCGAGTACGACGCCCAGGTCCCCGCGGCCAACATGCCGACCGCCGCCGTGCCGTGGACGGACCCGACCGCGGACGCCATCGCCGACGAACTCGCCTGGCTGGAGACGCTGCGCGCCTCCGGTGCACCGATGCCGGAGAAGGTCGTCACCTCCTACAAGGCCCGCGCGCTCCTCGCCGCGA
The sequence above is drawn from the Streptomyces leeuwenhoekii genome and encodes:
- a CDS encoding head decoration protein, producing the protein MDIQPLTTQETVTADRRWLMSTFGTETNKTITLDTSTFTEHTHWLPTNRHVNQRVLKSGLPLGRITASGLYGIYDSAATDGREVFAGLLETETAYNPTSTKVGAALRIIGDIDASKLPVAFTPPAAANRTDSLHFSNLA
- a CDS encoding major capsid protein, with translation MMLEALLRDITPTEIIAFARAVQTPADYALTLNVMPERQIQGVKFRTRRTSRRVNAAKYRAYDAQTPVASREVKRIETEGMLPPLGQKYLVGELETILLAARRGADASELVEALYDDVAAHVLSIRSRLELAAGDLLTDGKFTLANENGLTVEYDAQVPAANMPTAAVPWTDPTADAIADELAWLETLRASGAPMPEKVVTSYKARALLAANNAYRAAYYGSVNPSNTPTATLAPNEVDTVRARYNLPPIEIYDVQIPKDDGTMARPIPEDRWVMVPPNRQQWGETQFGITAESIELTTGDNPAIELAEAPGIIVTHGWKDDPVQVYTKGSAVAMPVLYVPDIHITAKVF